Proteins from a genomic interval of Oncorhynchus mykiss isolate Arlee chromosome 21, USDA_OmykA_1.1, whole genome shotgun sequence:
- the per1b gene encoding period circadian protein homolog 1b isoform X2 encodes MSYDDSNSAPGDDTWGRVGSTNEEEEEAGTGLSSPGSNNNHGSQSGTSDLANRVRGSSPSGSGSGGSSGGDQRGPSSDDGERESSEGGGGSRGHQSRSSHCSSSQKDSGMMLENTESNKSSQSQSPSPPSSSLAYSLLSASSEQDPLSTSGCSSNEQHQTARVQTQKEMLKALKELKVRLPAECKGKGRSSTLDALQYALNCVKQVRANQEYYHQWSVEECHGCSLDLSAHTTEELDNIASEYTLKNTDTFSMAVSFLTGKVVYISPQGSSLLRCKPERLQGAIFSELLAPQDVSTFYSSTAPCRLPAWATCMGSVSPRTDCHQGKSMFCRISADRAQGGEIKYYPFRMTPYQLTLRDLDTSDPQPCCLLISERVQSGYEAPRIPADKRIFSTSHTPSCLFQEVDERAVPLLGYLPQDLVGSPVLLYLHPEDRPIMVAIHRKILQSAGQPFDSSPMRMCARSGEYVTIDTSWSSFINPWSRKVAFIVGRHKVRTSPLNEDVFTPLRGCEGRPVAPEIVRLSEQIHRLLVQPVHSGGSQGYSSLTSNGSCSHEQRYRRTASSASDSKSTNAMEAMEAAVVALHKPICKDVYMVKTSGQQVFINSHNRALSRRHAVTALRATGEVEPIRSLIPEVACPSKTPVFNTQQLMKEEPPSAYSYQQINCLDSIIRFLDGCNVKRKFGSSSTTSTSDGEKQQQETAGNEKGGPATSVTLVGDSAGVPPLAMHSHKAKSVASVTSQCSFSSTIVHVGDKKPPESDVVMENAPPTPMPATPTTTRSPPTAIINPPPLKTTSPPSRRGGGLTKEVLSAHTQQEEQAFLCRFSDLSQLRVIAPSSALRCPLPNTNPRRRRACSPDYPAAGGSSGRRGAKRLKQQESSEQRCPLALGLTGPLRSPNVVPMNSPPSSTYTLPMMPLGPPTTSSWPVSVGSQASLPSVPYPSGTLPLYPIYPPLSQPIQNQMVPPMMALVLPNYMFPQLHPNLPQMTTAMNTMGSPMPQPGAAMVTPGPQQFFNPSAGFPFPGTNVMPCPMPTMPSLMQTAMPIQTQRPASGSSTPQSCSQVPVDQEGAESPLFHSRCSSPLNLLQLVEESPRNRLEIATALAASAQQATIPSQGTQGRSPDDSKENANDSNQDGESTPSDLLDLLLQEDSRSGSASSGSGSDSLGTVSNGCSSSGSGTSRSRSSRTSKYFGSIDSSENDHSRKQPAGGSRAGGDGEEQLIKCVLQDPIWLLMANTDHKVMMTYQLPTKDRETVLRQDREALRAMHKHQPRFTEDQKRELSQVHPWIRTGRLPRAINVSACMGCKSSPLPESTVDQGGDARREEEEHAAHSETQGNDQEMTTEEQEVTWPTGEKKARAGETYMTH; translated from the exons ATGAGTTACGACGACTCAAACTCCGCCCCTGGCGATGACACTTGGGGGCGAGTGGGAAGCAccaatgaagaagaggaggaggcggGAACAGGATTGAGCTCCCCCGGCAGCAACAACAACCATGGCAGCCAATCGGGAACTTCGGACTTGGCCAATCGGGTGCGAGGATCCTCTCCAAGTGGGTCCGGCTCCGGTGGCTCGTCTGGGGGGGACCAGAGGGGTCCCAGCTCAGATGACGGGGAGAGGGAGTCGAGTGAGGGAGGAGGCGGGTCCAGGGGACATCAGTCCAGAAGTTCCCACTGTTCCTCCAGCCAGAAGGACTCGGGCATGATGCTGGAGAACACCGAGAGCAACAAGAGCTCTCAGTCCCAGAGCCCGTCTCCCCCCAGCAGTTCTCTGGCCTACAGCCTGCTGTCAGCCAGCTCAGAGCAGGACCCTCTTTCCACCTCCGGCTGCAGCAGCAACGAGCAGCACCAGACGGCCCGCGTCCAGACCCAGAAGGAGATGCTGAAAGCCCTGAAGGAGCTCAAGGTTCGCCTGCCGGCCGAGTGCAAGGGCAAAGGTCGCTCCAGCACCCTGGACGCCCTCCAGTACGCCCTGAACTGTGTGAAGCAGGTGCGAGCCAACCAGGAGTACTACCACCAGTGGAGTGTGGAGGAGTGTCACGGCTGCAGCCTGGATCTGTCTGCACATACCACTGAGGAGCTGGACAACATCGCCTCAGAGTACACCCTCAAAAATACA GACACCTTTTCCATGGCGGTGTCCTTCCTGACAGGCAAAGTGGTGTACATCTCCCCCCAGGGCTCGTCCCTGCTGCGCTGCAAGCCAGAGAGGCTCCAAGGGGCCATCTTCTCCGAACTGCTGGCTCCCCAAGACGTCAGCACCTTCTACAGCAGCACTGCCCCCTGCCGCCTGCCCGCCTGGGCCACCTGCATGGGCTCTGTGTCCCCACGGACAGACTGCCACCAGGGGAAGTCCATGTTCTGTCGCATCAGTGCCGACCGGGCGCAGGGAGGCGAGATCAAATACTACCCCTTCCGCATGACCCCCTATCAGCTAACCCTGAGGGACTTAGACACGTCAGACCCCCAGCCCTGCTGCCTGCTCATCTCTGAGCGGGTACAGTCCGGATACGAAGCTCCCAGGATCCCTGCTGACAAGCGGATCTTTTCCACCAGTCACACTCCCAGCTGTCTCTTCCAGGAAGTAGATGAAAGGGCTGTGCCGTTGTTGGGCTACCTTCCCCAGGACCTGGTGGGAAGCCCTgtactcctctacctccacccagAGGACAGACCGATCATGGTGGCCATACATAGGAAGA TCCTCCAGTCTGCAGGCCAGCCCTTTGACAGTTCTCCCATGAGGATGTGTGCCCGCAGTGGGGAGTACGTGACCATCGACACTAGCTGGTCCTCCTTCATCAACCCCTGGAGCAGAAAGGTGGCCTTCATCGTGGGCCGCCACAAAGTCCGAACCAGCCCCTTGAACGAGGACGTGTTCACCCCTCTGCGGGGCTGTGAGGGCCGCCCCGTGGCCCCAGAGATTGTGCGGCTGAGCGAGCAGATCCACCGTCTCCTGGTGCAGCCGGTCCACAGTGGAGGGTCGCAGGGCTACAGCAGCCTGACCTCAAATGGTTCCTGCTCCCACGAGCAGCGGTACCGACGCACGGCCTCCTCCGCCTCCGACAGCAAGTCCACCAACGCCATGGAGGCCATGGAGGCAGCCGTGGTCGCGCTGCACAAACCG ATCTGTAAGGACGTGTACATGGTCAAGACCAGCGGGCAGCAGGTCTTTATCAACTCTCACAACCGAGCCCTGTCCCGGCGACACGCTGTCACAGCGCTCCGAGCCACTGGAGAAGTGGAGCCCATCAGGAGTCTGATCCCGGAGGTGGCGTGTCCATCCAAAACCCCGGTGTTCAACACCCAGCAGCTGATGAAGGAGGAGCCCCCCAGTGCCTACAGCTACCAACAGATTAACTGTCTGGACAGCATCATTAG GTTCTTGGACGGCTGTAACGTTAAGAGGAAGTTTGGCTCGTCCTCTACCACGTCCACATCGGACGGAGAGAAACAACAACAGGAAACCGCTGGGAATGAAAAAG GTGGTCCAGCTACCTCAGTCACCCTGGTTGGGGACTCAGCGGGGGTACCCCCCCTGGCCATGCACAGCCACAAGGCGAAGAGTGTAGCCTCAGTCACCTCTCAGTGCAGCTTCAGCAGTACCATCGTCCACGTGGGAGACAAGAAGCCCCCCGAGTCAG ACGTTGTCATGGAAAATGCTCCTCCCACTCCTATGCCAGCCACTCCCACCACGACCAGGTCTCCACCGACCGCCATCATTAACCCTCCACCGCTCAAAACAACCTCTCCACCCAGCCGGAGAGGAGGTGGCCTGACCAAGGAGGTGCTCTCTGCtcacacacagcaggaggagcaaGCCTTCCTCTGTCGCTTCAGTGACCTGAGCCAGCTGAGGGTGATTGCTCCATCCTCGGCCCTGCGTTGCCCGCTCCCCAACACCAACCCCCGCCGCAGAA gagCGTGTTCCCCTGACTACCCTGCAGCTGGAGGCAGCAGTGGTCGCCGTGGAGCCAAGAGGCTGAAGCAGCAGGAGTCCTCAGAACAGAGGTGCCCTCTGGCTTTAGGCCTGACCGGACCCCTCCGGAGCCCCAACGTCGTCCCCATGAATTCCCCTCCCAGCTCCACCTACACCCTCCCAATGATGCCCCTGGGGCCTCCCACCACATCCTCCTGGCCCGTCTCCGTAGGATCCCAGGCCAGCCTGCCCTCTGTGCCCTACCCCTCGGGTACGCTCCCCCTGTACCccatctatcctcctctctcccagcccATACAGAACCAGATGGTGCCTCCTATGATGGCCCTGGTGCTGCCCAACTACATGTTCCCACAACTTCACCCCAACCTGCCCCAGATGACCACAGCCATGAACACAATGGGAAGCCCCATGCCCCAGCCGGGAGCCGCCATGGTTACCCCCGGCCCACAGCAATTCTTCAACCCCAGCGCTGGTTTCCCCTTCCCCGGTACCAACGTCATGCCATGCCCCATGCCTACGATGCCCTCGCTCATGCAAACTGCCATGCCTATCCAGACCCAACGGCCAGCCTCTGGGTCCAGCACCCCTCAGTCATGTAGTCAAGTACCAGTCGACCAGGAGGGTGCAGAGTCGCCCCTCTTCCACTCTCGCTGCTCCTCCCCGCTCAACCTGCTGCAGCTTGTGGAGGAGTCGCCTAGAAACCGGCTGGAGATCGCCACGGCGCTGGCTGCTTCCGCGCAACAGGCCACGATCCCCTCACAAGGGACTCAGGGGAGATCGCCAGATGACTCCAAGGAGAAC gcCAATGATTCCAACCAGGATGGTGAATCTACCCCCAGTGACCTACTGGACCTGCTCCTGCAAGAGGACTCCCGCTCAGGCTCCGCGTCCTCTGGGTCGGGTTCTGACTCCTTGGGCACTGTGTCCAACGGCTGCAGCTCCTCAGGCAGTGGAACTA GTCGCAGTCGGAGTAGCCGCACCAGCAAGTACTTTGGCAGCATCGACTCGTCAGAGAACGACCACTCCCGCAAACAGCCAGCAGGTGGCAGCAGAGCAGGAGGAGACGGGGAGGAGCAGTTGATTAAGTGTGTCCTGCAGGATCCCATCTGGCTCCTCATGGCCAACACCGACCACAAGGTGATGATGACGTACCAGCTGCCGACCAAGGACAGGGAGACGGTGCTGCGGCAGGACCGCGAGGCCCTGCGGGCCATGCACAAACACCAGCCCCGTTTCACCGAGGACCAGAAGAGAGAACTGAGCCAGGTCCACCCCTGGATACGTACCGGGCGTCTGCCCCGCGCCATCAACGTCTCG GCATGTATGGGGTGCAAGTCTTCCCCCTTACCAGAGAGCACCGTGGACCAGGGAGGAGACGCTCgcagagaagaggaggagcacGCGGCGCACTCTGAAACACAAGGCAACGACCAGGAAATGACAACAGAGGAGCAGGAAGTGACCTGGCCAACGGGGGAGAAGAAAGCAAGGGCTGGTGAAACCTACATGACCCACTGA
- the per1b gene encoding period circadian protein homolog 1b isoform X1, giving the protein MSYDDSNSAPGDDTWGRVGSTNEEEEEAGTGLSSPGSNNNHGSQSGTSDLANRVRGSSPSGSGSGGSSGGDQRGPSSDDGERESSEGGGGSRGHQSRSSHCSSSQKDSGMMLENTESNKSSQSQSPSPPSSSLAYSLLSASSEQDPLSTSGCSSNEQHQTARVQTQKEMLKALKELKVRLPAECKGKGRSSTLDALQYALNCVKQVRANQEYYHQWSVEECHGCSLDLSAHTTEELDNIASEYTLKNTDTFSMAVSFLTGKVVYISPQGSSLLRCKPERLQGAIFSELLAPQDVSTFYSSTAPCRLPAWATCMGSVSPRTDCHQGKSMFCRISADRAQGGEIKYYPFRMTPYQLTLRDLDTSDPQPCCLLISERVQSGYEAPRIPADKRIFSTSHTPSCLFQEVDERAVPLLGYLPQDLVGSPVLLYLHPEDRPIMVAIHRKILQSAGQPFDSSPMRMCARSGEYVTIDTSWSSFINPWSRKVAFIVGRHKVRTSPLNEDVFTPLRGCEGRPVAPEIVRLSEQIHRLLVQPVHSGGSQGYSSLTSNGSCSHEQRYRRTASSASDSKSTNAMEAMEAAVVALHKPMTFQQICKDVYMVKTSGQQVFINSHNRALSRRHAVTALRATGEVEPIRSLIPEVACPSKTPVFNTQQLMKEEPPSAYSYQQINCLDSIIRFLDGCNVKRKFGSSSTTSTSDGEKQQQETAGNEKGGPATSVTLVGDSAGVPPLAMHSHKAKSVASVTSQCSFSSTIVHVGDKKPPESDVVMENAPPTPMPATPTTTRSPPTAIINPPPLKTTSPPSRRGGGLTKEVLSAHTQQEEQAFLCRFSDLSQLRVIAPSSALRCPLPNTNPRRRRACSPDYPAAGGSSGRRGAKRLKQQESSEQRCPLALGLTGPLRSPNVVPMNSPPSSTYTLPMMPLGPPTTSSWPVSVGSQASLPSVPYPSGTLPLYPIYPPLSQPIQNQMVPPMMALVLPNYMFPQLHPNLPQMTTAMNTMGSPMPQPGAAMVTPGPQQFFNPSAGFPFPGTNVMPCPMPTMPSLMQTAMPIQTQRPASGSSTPQSCSQVPVDQEGAESPLFHSRCSSPLNLLQLVEESPRNRLEIATALAASAQQATIPSQGTQGRSPDDSKENANDSNQDGESTPSDLLDLLLQEDSRSGSASSGSGSDSLGTVSNGCSSSGSGTSRSRSSRTSKYFGSIDSSENDHSRKQPAGGSRAGGDGEEQLIKCVLQDPIWLLMANTDHKVMMTYQLPTKDRETVLRQDREALRAMHKHQPRFTEDQKRELSQVHPWIRTGRLPRAINVSACMGCKSSPLPESTVDQGGDARREEEEHAAHSETQGNDQEMTTEEQEVTWPTGEKKARAGETYMTH; this is encoded by the exons ATGAGTTACGACGACTCAAACTCCGCCCCTGGCGATGACACTTGGGGGCGAGTGGGAAGCAccaatgaagaagaggaggaggcggGAACAGGATTGAGCTCCCCCGGCAGCAACAACAACCATGGCAGCCAATCGGGAACTTCGGACTTGGCCAATCGGGTGCGAGGATCCTCTCCAAGTGGGTCCGGCTCCGGTGGCTCGTCTGGGGGGGACCAGAGGGGTCCCAGCTCAGATGACGGGGAGAGGGAGTCGAGTGAGGGAGGAGGCGGGTCCAGGGGACATCAGTCCAGAAGTTCCCACTGTTCCTCCAGCCAGAAGGACTCGGGCATGATGCTGGAGAACACCGAGAGCAACAAGAGCTCTCAGTCCCAGAGCCCGTCTCCCCCCAGCAGTTCTCTGGCCTACAGCCTGCTGTCAGCCAGCTCAGAGCAGGACCCTCTTTCCACCTCCGGCTGCAGCAGCAACGAGCAGCACCAGACGGCCCGCGTCCAGACCCAGAAGGAGATGCTGAAAGCCCTGAAGGAGCTCAAGGTTCGCCTGCCGGCCGAGTGCAAGGGCAAAGGTCGCTCCAGCACCCTGGACGCCCTCCAGTACGCCCTGAACTGTGTGAAGCAGGTGCGAGCCAACCAGGAGTACTACCACCAGTGGAGTGTGGAGGAGTGTCACGGCTGCAGCCTGGATCTGTCTGCACATACCACTGAGGAGCTGGACAACATCGCCTCAGAGTACACCCTCAAAAATACA GACACCTTTTCCATGGCGGTGTCCTTCCTGACAGGCAAAGTGGTGTACATCTCCCCCCAGGGCTCGTCCCTGCTGCGCTGCAAGCCAGAGAGGCTCCAAGGGGCCATCTTCTCCGAACTGCTGGCTCCCCAAGACGTCAGCACCTTCTACAGCAGCACTGCCCCCTGCCGCCTGCCCGCCTGGGCCACCTGCATGGGCTCTGTGTCCCCACGGACAGACTGCCACCAGGGGAAGTCCATGTTCTGTCGCATCAGTGCCGACCGGGCGCAGGGAGGCGAGATCAAATACTACCCCTTCCGCATGACCCCCTATCAGCTAACCCTGAGGGACTTAGACACGTCAGACCCCCAGCCCTGCTGCCTGCTCATCTCTGAGCGGGTACAGTCCGGATACGAAGCTCCCAGGATCCCTGCTGACAAGCGGATCTTTTCCACCAGTCACACTCCCAGCTGTCTCTTCCAGGAAGTAGATGAAAGGGCTGTGCCGTTGTTGGGCTACCTTCCCCAGGACCTGGTGGGAAGCCCTgtactcctctacctccacccagAGGACAGACCGATCATGGTGGCCATACATAGGAAGA TCCTCCAGTCTGCAGGCCAGCCCTTTGACAGTTCTCCCATGAGGATGTGTGCCCGCAGTGGGGAGTACGTGACCATCGACACTAGCTGGTCCTCCTTCATCAACCCCTGGAGCAGAAAGGTGGCCTTCATCGTGGGCCGCCACAAAGTCCGAACCAGCCCCTTGAACGAGGACGTGTTCACCCCTCTGCGGGGCTGTGAGGGCCGCCCCGTGGCCCCAGAGATTGTGCGGCTGAGCGAGCAGATCCACCGTCTCCTGGTGCAGCCGGTCCACAGTGGAGGGTCGCAGGGCTACAGCAGCCTGACCTCAAATGGTTCCTGCTCCCACGAGCAGCGGTACCGACGCACGGCCTCCTCCGCCTCCGACAGCAAGTCCACCAACGCCATGGAGGCCATGGAGGCAGCCGTGGTCGCGCTGCACAAACCG ATGACGTTCCAGCAGATCTGTAAGGACGTGTACATGGTCAAGACCAGCGGGCAGCAGGTCTTTATCAACTCTCACAACCGAGCCCTGTCCCGGCGACACGCTGTCACAGCGCTCCGAGCCACTGGAGAAGTGGAGCCCATCAGGAGTCTGATCCCGGAGGTGGCGTGTCCATCCAAAACCCCGGTGTTCAACACCCAGCAGCTGATGAAGGAGGAGCCCCCCAGTGCCTACAGCTACCAACAGATTAACTGTCTGGACAGCATCATTAG GTTCTTGGACGGCTGTAACGTTAAGAGGAAGTTTGGCTCGTCCTCTACCACGTCCACATCGGACGGAGAGAAACAACAACAGGAAACCGCTGGGAATGAAAAAG GTGGTCCAGCTACCTCAGTCACCCTGGTTGGGGACTCAGCGGGGGTACCCCCCCTGGCCATGCACAGCCACAAGGCGAAGAGTGTAGCCTCAGTCACCTCTCAGTGCAGCTTCAGCAGTACCATCGTCCACGTGGGAGACAAGAAGCCCCCCGAGTCAG ACGTTGTCATGGAAAATGCTCCTCCCACTCCTATGCCAGCCACTCCCACCACGACCAGGTCTCCACCGACCGCCATCATTAACCCTCCACCGCTCAAAACAACCTCTCCACCCAGCCGGAGAGGAGGTGGCCTGACCAAGGAGGTGCTCTCTGCtcacacacagcaggaggagcaaGCCTTCCTCTGTCGCTTCAGTGACCTGAGCCAGCTGAGGGTGATTGCTCCATCCTCGGCCCTGCGTTGCCCGCTCCCCAACACCAACCCCCGCCGCAGAA gagCGTGTTCCCCTGACTACCCTGCAGCTGGAGGCAGCAGTGGTCGCCGTGGAGCCAAGAGGCTGAAGCAGCAGGAGTCCTCAGAACAGAGGTGCCCTCTGGCTTTAGGCCTGACCGGACCCCTCCGGAGCCCCAACGTCGTCCCCATGAATTCCCCTCCCAGCTCCACCTACACCCTCCCAATGATGCCCCTGGGGCCTCCCACCACATCCTCCTGGCCCGTCTCCGTAGGATCCCAGGCCAGCCTGCCCTCTGTGCCCTACCCCTCGGGTACGCTCCCCCTGTACCccatctatcctcctctctcccagcccATACAGAACCAGATGGTGCCTCCTATGATGGCCCTGGTGCTGCCCAACTACATGTTCCCACAACTTCACCCCAACCTGCCCCAGATGACCACAGCCATGAACACAATGGGAAGCCCCATGCCCCAGCCGGGAGCCGCCATGGTTACCCCCGGCCCACAGCAATTCTTCAACCCCAGCGCTGGTTTCCCCTTCCCCGGTACCAACGTCATGCCATGCCCCATGCCTACGATGCCCTCGCTCATGCAAACTGCCATGCCTATCCAGACCCAACGGCCAGCCTCTGGGTCCAGCACCCCTCAGTCATGTAGTCAAGTACCAGTCGACCAGGAGGGTGCAGAGTCGCCCCTCTTCCACTCTCGCTGCTCCTCCCCGCTCAACCTGCTGCAGCTTGTGGAGGAGTCGCCTAGAAACCGGCTGGAGATCGCCACGGCGCTGGCTGCTTCCGCGCAACAGGCCACGATCCCCTCACAAGGGACTCAGGGGAGATCGCCAGATGACTCCAAGGAGAAC gcCAATGATTCCAACCAGGATGGTGAATCTACCCCCAGTGACCTACTGGACCTGCTCCTGCAAGAGGACTCCCGCTCAGGCTCCGCGTCCTCTGGGTCGGGTTCTGACTCCTTGGGCACTGTGTCCAACGGCTGCAGCTCCTCAGGCAGTGGAACTA GTCGCAGTCGGAGTAGCCGCACCAGCAAGTACTTTGGCAGCATCGACTCGTCAGAGAACGACCACTCCCGCAAACAGCCAGCAGGTGGCAGCAGAGCAGGAGGAGACGGGGAGGAGCAGTTGATTAAGTGTGTCCTGCAGGATCCCATCTGGCTCCTCATGGCCAACACCGACCACAAGGTGATGATGACGTACCAGCTGCCGACCAAGGACAGGGAGACGGTGCTGCGGCAGGACCGCGAGGCCCTGCGGGCCATGCACAAACACCAGCCCCGTTTCACCGAGGACCAGAAGAGAGAACTGAGCCAGGTCCACCCCTGGATACGTACCGGGCGTCTGCCCCGCGCCATCAACGTCTCG GCATGTATGGGGTGCAAGTCTTCCCCCTTACCAGAGAGCACCGTGGACCAGGGAGGAGACGCTCgcagagaagaggaggagcacGCGGCGCACTCTGAAACACAAGGCAACGACCAGGAAATGACAACAGAGGAGCAGGAAGTGACCTGGCCAACGGGGGAGAAGAAAGCAAGGGCTGGTGAAACCTACATGACCCACTGA